A single region of the Brachypodium distachyon strain Bd21 chromosome 3, Brachypodium_distachyon_v3.0, whole genome shotgun sequence genome encodes:
- the LOC104584275 gene encoding uncharacterized protein LOC104584275 isoform X1 — translation MADPGGDNAGGQTTPAPPLVPPPEAVGDVIPPPESDAAINEGTIPSASASASAPPPKSDMAVGNAVPSPHPPPPKSDMAVSDATHQQPPSPPPQKPDKAVSDTTPDPPPPQKPDTTVSDTMPSPPPPPKPEMVVADAIPPPPSPKSNTTAGEKTAAPPVPPETKMAGQPQPHQPSVQAEGSKRRRHEEADQASLSMPAASGPVMKPPETKRRKSLSRTESSSPPVAVGEADTTNVVPGSAMKTKLQNKCWLVKNTMSWYGRHRSRPANAGKQEDQGAAQTDKVQGTKPSPSPSPGEEKETAETNSKKQDEIEEEIKKQPSTTQQVQEEEKEAAEKKKKKPHPKWGKEETRLEEILEAACIRLVEAEYSRRLSREKTKQQQQCLLSFSVFPLGSKVKKQAVTYWWSTQFDLPLKKSPSASASASASADQIFEDLSKEGFLEPIKNHCSKVIHGCRVNPLVHWMVKHLARDKYLADLDEHGNPAVYQGKSQVHCFTADNRVLLQRLREEDDSKAQPKRNQTKEPPKGTKAVEGPSQVQRKPSKIEEPPKGTEVVGGPSQVQRKTSKTKEVHQDAEASEGSSKAHLKPSPTKELPQDAVAGRSSQDSQKTTKREGEAADAKVLLGEFEKKLVILNINAHVYRLPEPLLQSKLADRLQVLQLGQWWNTDNETYMEVEALETLSAIGNLKKLRYLGLRGLSKLTRLPSGVKQLQQLAILDARGCQNLVKVPSSTVKPLKALTLLDLSECYMLEHIGNGVTALTELRVFKGFVFGVGKRQSDACRLQHLAKLKKLRKLSLNVTTDADVEKDEMAQLGKLTSVTSLTVTWGEWPIFLLGAGPEDQRVKQLLDKWTGLVLPPGLEKLDARCYPTGGEMPVTKWLKGKDAPMKLKKLYVRGGDVERLDIPARNSIETLRLRFLNKFRMKWNDLLPGLKRNSIKSVEVVDKDQKVTKNLNKGNVHDDEQQKKKEGTDPDGEQKKKKEECIDPLRKRMKIPRCTIDENGVWVRDLKEEELEKDASKSDAAASTAGQTGEGKDDAGKAQTDVKEGRAHEIVKEEKDNKKKDKEEQNHPEVQELKEDEKKRASTTAVVDQAVGPGSRADVKKSSVLTCCSMFHTSLKRLKLSGGQALRKAPREDASTKAEAATAAAAAGIPKFPDNKTGERDNDAGKVQKEAKEGMDNKKKANEEEHGALVRDEKDQNKEASTTAAVSPAVPPTSDGDGKKAAVLNKVYTDKRSEPSKPSEAPDMAPKEDARKAQSSNDHANTEQEDETDTDEDRGNGLNADEPQRETEDNGKDEGQVGGRKVFDTVAKQPTAGEDRGGGDVRAGDATIPPELEEKTPAKLTPAADKAPASHTSTPPVPPATTSAAPTPSAAGQATTEPKEPGPAGVGGAYTSGSTTS, via the exons ATGGCTGACCCCGGCGGGGACAACGCCGGCGGCCAGACAACACCCGCTCCACCACTAGTTCCACCGCCCGAGGCCGTCGGCGATGTCATACCGCCGCCAGAATCCGACGCAGCCATCAACGAGGGCACAATTCCATCcgcatcagcatcagcatcagcgCCGCCACCAAAATCCGACATGGCTGTCGGCAATGCAGTGCCTTCTCCACATCCACCGCCACCGAAATCCGACATGGCTGTCAGCGACGCAACACACCAGCAACCTCCGTCGCCACCGCCTCAGAAACCTGACAAAGCCGTCAGCGATACGACACCTGATCCTCCACCGCCACAGAAACCTGACACAACCGTCAGCGACACGATGCCTtctccaccacctccaccaaAACCTGAAATGGTTGTTGCCGATGCAATACcccctcctccatctccaaaaTCTAACACGACCGCTGGCGAGAAGACAGCTGCCCCGCCAGTGCCACCCGAGACAAAAATGGCAGGCCAACCACAGCCTCATCAGCCATCTGTACAAGCCGAAGGGAGCAAGCGTCGTCGCCATGAAGAAGCCGATCAGGCATCGTTGTCAatgccggcggcgtcggggccCGTGATGAAGCCGCCTGAAACGAAGCGTCGCAAGAGTCTGTCGCGTACGGAGAGCAGCTCGCCTCCCGTAGCCGTAGGCGAAGCTGACACCACCAACGTCGTCCCTGGCTCTGCCATGAAAACCAAGCTCCAGAACAAGTGCTGGCTCGTGAAGAACACCATGTCATGGTACGGCCGGCACCGCTCCCGGCCGGCGAATGCAGGGAAGCAAGAAGACCAAGGAGCGGCGCAGACGGATAAAGTCCAAGGTACCAAGCCTTCTCCGTCCCCGTCCccgggggaggagaaggagacggCGGAGACAAATTCCAAGAAGCAAGACGAAATTGAAGAAGAGATCAAGAAGCAGCCGTCGACGACGCAACAagtgcaggaggaggagaaagaggcggcggagaagaagaagaagaagccgcaCCCAAAGtgggggaaggaggagacgcgcctcgagGAGATCCTCGAGGCTGCTTGCATCAGGCTAGTCGAGGCCGAGTACTCGAGGAGGCTCAGCAGGGAGAAGacgaagcagcagcagcagtgcctcctcagcttctccgtctTCCCGCTCGGctccaaggtgaagaagcagGCCGTGACGTACTGGTGGTCCACGCAGTTCGACCTGCCGCTGAAGAAGAGCCCAAGTGCCAGTGCCAGTGCCAGTGCTAGTGCGGATCAAATCTTCGAGGATCTCTCCAaggaaggcttcctcgagccGATCAAGAACCACTGCAGCAAGGTGATCCACGGGTGCCGGGTGAACCCGCTGGTGCACTGGATGGTGAAGCATCTGGCGCGGGACAAGTACCTGGCTGACCTGGACGAACATGGTAATCCGGCCGTGTACCAGGGAAAGTCTCAAGTCCACTGCTTCACGGCGGACAACCGTGTTCTGCTGCAgaggctccgggaagaagatGACTCCAAGGCCCAGCCCAAGCGCAACCAAACAAAGGAGCCTCCAAAGGGCACAAAAGCAGTTGAGGGTCCATCGCAGGTCCAGCGCAAGCCCAGCAAAATAGAAGAGCCGCCCAAGGGCACCGAAGTAGTTGGGGGCCCATCACAGGTCCAGCGCAAGACCAGCAAAACAAAGGAGGTTCATCAGGACGCAGAAGCTTCTGAAGGGTCATCGAAAGCCCATCTCAAGCCCAGCCCAACAAAGGAGCTTCCTCAGGACGCAGTAGCTGGGCGCTCGTCTCAG GATTCACAAAAAACGACCAAACGCGAGGGAGAGGCTGCAGACGCTAAAGTGCTACTGGGAGAGTTTGAGAAGAAGCTAGTGATCCTGAACATCAACGCGCACGTGTACCggctcccggagcccctgctgcAGTCCAAGCTCGCGGACCGGCTGCAGGTGCTGCAGTTGGGCCAATGGTGGAACACCGACAACGAGACGTACATGGAGGTGGAGGCCCTGGAGACGCTGAGCGCCATCGGTAACCTCAAGAAACTCCGGTACCTGGGCCTCCGCGGGCTCTCCAAGCTGACGCGGCTCCCGTCGGGGGTCAAGCAGCTCCAGCAGCTCGCCATCCTCGACGCCCGTGGCTGCCAGAACCTCGTCAAGGTTCCGTCTTCGACCGTCAAGCCCCTCAAGGCGCTGACGCTCCTGGACCTCAGCGAGTGCTACATGCTTGAGCACATCGGCAACGGGGTCACCGCGCTCACGGAGCTCAGGGTGTTCAAGGGCTTCGTCTTCGGCGTCGGGAAGCGGCAAAGCGACGCTTGCCGCCTGCAACATCTGGCCAAGCTGAAGAAGCTCCGGAAGCTCAGCCTCAACGTCACCACCGACGCCGACGTCGAGAAGGACGAGATGGCGCAGCTGGGGAAGCTCACCAGCGTCACGTCGCTCACGGTGACGTGGGGCGAGTGGCCCATCTTCTTGCTGGGCGCCGGCCCTGAAGACCAGCGGGTGAAACAGCTCCTCGATAAGTGGACCGGCCTCGTGCTGCCGCCGGGCCTCGAGAAGCTGGACGCCCGGTGCTACCCGACCGGCGGCGAGATGCCGGTGACGAAGTGGCTCAAAGGCAAAGATGCTCCCATGAAACTCAAGAAGCTGTACGTGAGAGGCGGGGATGTGGAGAGGCTCGACATTCCCGCAAGGAACAGCATCGAGACCCTGCGCCTGAGGTTCCTCAACAAATTCAGAATGAAATGGAACGACCTGCTCCCTGGTTTGAAGAGGAACAGCATTAAGTCTGTGGAGGTTGTGGACAAGGATCAAAAAGTGACCAAGAATCTAAACAAGGGCAATGTTCATGATGATGaacaacagaagaagaaagaaggcaCGGATCCGGATGgtgaacaaaagaagaagaaagaggagtgCATTGATCCCCTTAGAAAGCGGATGAAGATACCAAGATGTACCATAGATGAGAATGGGGTGTGGGTAAGGGATCTCAAGGAAGAAGAGTTAGAGAAGGATGCATCCAAATCTGATGCTGCTGCCAGTACCGCTGGCCAGACCGGAGAGGGCAAAGACGATGCTGGCAAAGCACAAACAG ATGTCAAAGAAGGGAGGGCCCATGAAATTGTCAAAGAAGAGAAGGATAACAAGAAAAAGGATAAAGAAGAACAGAATCACCCGGAAGTGCAAGAACTCAAAGAGGATGAAAAGAAGAGAGCATCGACTACTGCTGTCGTTGATCAGGCTGTGGGTCCAGGGAGCCGCGCAGATGTCAAGAAATCATCAGTCCTCACATGCTGTTCTATGTTCCACACTTCACTGAAACGTTTGAAACTTAGCGGCGGTCAAGCTCTTCGTAAGGCGCCAAGAGAGGATGCCTCCACCAAAGCTGAAGCTGCTACCGCCGCTGCAGCCGCAGGCATCCCAAAATTCCCTGACAACAAGACTGGAGAACGCGATAATGATGCCGGCAAAGTGCAAAAAG AAGCCAAAGAAGGGATGGATAACAAGAAAAaagcaaatgaagaagaacaTGGGGCACTGGTGAGGGATGAGAAGGATCAAAATAAGGAAGCATCAACTACTGCGGCTGTCAGTCCGGCTGTGCCTCCAACGAGCGACGGAGATGGCAAGAAAGCAGCCGTGCTCAATAAGGTCTACACAGACAAAAGAAGTG AACCTTCGAAGCCTTCTGAAGCTCCAGATATGGCGCCAAAGGAGGATGCTCGCAAAGCACAAAGCTCCAATGATCATGCGAACACCGAGCAAGAAGATGAGACAGATACCGATGAAGACAGAGGAAACGGCCTCAACGCGGATGAACCACAAAGAGAAACAG AAGACAATGGCAAAGACGAAGGACAGGTAGGCGGTCGCAAGGTGTTCGACACTGTCGCTAAGCAACCTACAGCCGGGGaagaccgaggcggcggcgacgtaaGGGCCGGTGATGCAACGATCCCGCCAGAGCTTGAAGAGAAGACCCCTGCCAAACTGACTCCAGCAGCTGATAAAGCACCTGCTTCTCACACATCAACACCCCCAGTGCCGCCTGCAACTACTAGTGCTGCCCCTACaccgtccgccgccggccaagCTACCACGGAGCCCAAGGAACCCGGACCTGCAGGCGTCGGCGGGGCATATACCAGCGGCAGTACAACATCATAG
- the LOC104584275 gene encoding uncharacterized protein LOC104584275 isoform X2, translating to MADPGGDNAGGQTTPAPPLVPPPEAVGDVIPPPESDAAINEGTIPSASASASAPPPKSDMAVGNAVPSPHPPPPKSDMAVSDATHQQPPSPPPQKPDKAVSDTTPDPPPPQKPDTTVSDTMPSPPPPPKPEMVVADAIPPPPSPKSNTTAGEKTAAPPVPPETKMAGQPQPHQPSVQAEGSKRRRHEEADQASLSMPAASGPVMKPPETKRRKSLSRTESSSPPVAVGEADTTNVVPGSAMKTKLQNKCWLVKNTMSWYGRHRSRPANAGKQEDQGAAQTDKVQGTKPSPSPSPGEEKETAETNSKKQDEIEEEIKKQPSTTQQVQEEEKEAAEKKKKKPHPKWGKEETRLEEILEAACIRLVEAEYSRRLSREKTKQQQQCLLSFSVFPLGSKVKKQAVTYWWSTQFDLPLKKSPSASASASASADQIFEDLSKEGFLEPIKNHCSKVIHGCRVNPLVHWMVKHLARDKYLADLDEHGNPAVYQGKSQVHCFTADNRVLLQRLREEDDSKAQPKRNQTKEPPKGTKAVEGPSQVQRKPSKIEEPPKGTEVVGGPSQVQRKTSKTKEVHQDAEASEGSSKAHLKPSPTKELPQDAVAGRSSQDSQKTTKREGEAADAKVLLGEFEKKLVILNINAHVYRLPEPLLQSKLADRLQVLQLGQWWNTDNETYMEVEALETLSAIGNLKKLRYLGLRGLSKLTRLPSGVKQLQQLAILDARGCQNLVKVPSSTVKPLKALTLLDLSECYMLEHIGNGVTALTELRVFKGFVFGVGKRQSDACRLQHLAKLKKLRKLSLNVTTDADVEKDEMAQLGKLTSVTSLTVTWGEWPIFLLGAGPEDQRVKQLLDKWTGLVLPPGLEKLDARCYPTGGEMPVTKWLKGKDAPMKLKKLYVRGGDVERLDIPARNSIETLRLRFLNKFRMKWNDLLPGLKRNSIKSVEVVDKDQKVTKNLNKGNVHDDEQQKKKEGTDPDGEQKKKKEECIDPLRKRMKIPRCTIDENGVWVRDLKEEELEKDASKSDAAASTAGQTGEGKDDAGKAQTDVKEGRAHEIVKEEKDNKKKDKEEQNHPEVQELKEDEKKRASTTAVVDQAVGPGSRADVKKSSVLTCCSMFHTSLKRLKLSGGQALRKAPREDASTKAEAATAAAAAGIPKFPDNKTGERDNDAGKVQKEAKEGMDNKKKANEEEHGALVRDEKDQNKEASTTAAVSPAVPPTSDGDGKKAAVLNKVYTDKRSEPSKPSEAPDMAPKEDARKAQSSNDHANTEQEDETDTDEDRGNGLNADEPQRETDNGKDEGQVGGRKVFDTVAKQPTAGEDRGGGDVRAGDATIPPELEEKTPAKLTPAADKAPASHTSTPPVPPATTSAAPTPSAAGQATTEPKEPGPAGVGGAYTSGSTTS from the exons ATGGCTGACCCCGGCGGGGACAACGCCGGCGGCCAGACAACACCCGCTCCACCACTAGTTCCACCGCCCGAGGCCGTCGGCGATGTCATACCGCCGCCAGAATCCGACGCAGCCATCAACGAGGGCACAATTCCATCcgcatcagcatcagcatcagcgCCGCCACCAAAATCCGACATGGCTGTCGGCAATGCAGTGCCTTCTCCACATCCACCGCCACCGAAATCCGACATGGCTGTCAGCGACGCAACACACCAGCAACCTCCGTCGCCACCGCCTCAGAAACCTGACAAAGCCGTCAGCGATACGACACCTGATCCTCCACCGCCACAGAAACCTGACACAACCGTCAGCGACACGATGCCTtctccaccacctccaccaaAACCTGAAATGGTTGTTGCCGATGCAATACcccctcctccatctccaaaaTCTAACACGACCGCTGGCGAGAAGACAGCTGCCCCGCCAGTGCCACCCGAGACAAAAATGGCAGGCCAACCACAGCCTCATCAGCCATCTGTACAAGCCGAAGGGAGCAAGCGTCGTCGCCATGAAGAAGCCGATCAGGCATCGTTGTCAatgccggcggcgtcggggccCGTGATGAAGCCGCCTGAAACGAAGCGTCGCAAGAGTCTGTCGCGTACGGAGAGCAGCTCGCCTCCCGTAGCCGTAGGCGAAGCTGACACCACCAACGTCGTCCCTGGCTCTGCCATGAAAACCAAGCTCCAGAACAAGTGCTGGCTCGTGAAGAACACCATGTCATGGTACGGCCGGCACCGCTCCCGGCCGGCGAATGCAGGGAAGCAAGAAGACCAAGGAGCGGCGCAGACGGATAAAGTCCAAGGTACCAAGCCTTCTCCGTCCCCGTCCccgggggaggagaaggagacggCGGAGACAAATTCCAAGAAGCAAGACGAAATTGAAGAAGAGATCAAGAAGCAGCCGTCGACGACGCAACAagtgcaggaggaggagaaagaggcggcggagaagaagaagaagaagccgcaCCCAAAGtgggggaaggaggagacgcgcctcgagGAGATCCTCGAGGCTGCTTGCATCAGGCTAGTCGAGGCCGAGTACTCGAGGAGGCTCAGCAGGGAGAAGacgaagcagcagcagcagtgcctcctcagcttctccgtctTCCCGCTCGGctccaaggtgaagaagcagGCCGTGACGTACTGGTGGTCCACGCAGTTCGACCTGCCGCTGAAGAAGAGCCCAAGTGCCAGTGCCAGTGCCAGTGCTAGTGCGGATCAAATCTTCGAGGATCTCTCCAaggaaggcttcctcgagccGATCAAGAACCACTGCAGCAAGGTGATCCACGGGTGCCGGGTGAACCCGCTGGTGCACTGGATGGTGAAGCATCTGGCGCGGGACAAGTACCTGGCTGACCTGGACGAACATGGTAATCCGGCCGTGTACCAGGGAAAGTCTCAAGTCCACTGCTTCACGGCGGACAACCGTGTTCTGCTGCAgaggctccgggaagaagatGACTCCAAGGCCCAGCCCAAGCGCAACCAAACAAAGGAGCCTCCAAAGGGCACAAAAGCAGTTGAGGGTCCATCGCAGGTCCAGCGCAAGCCCAGCAAAATAGAAGAGCCGCCCAAGGGCACCGAAGTAGTTGGGGGCCCATCACAGGTCCAGCGCAAGACCAGCAAAACAAAGGAGGTTCATCAGGACGCAGAAGCTTCTGAAGGGTCATCGAAAGCCCATCTCAAGCCCAGCCCAACAAAGGAGCTTCCTCAGGACGCAGTAGCTGGGCGCTCGTCTCAG GATTCACAAAAAACGACCAAACGCGAGGGAGAGGCTGCAGACGCTAAAGTGCTACTGGGAGAGTTTGAGAAGAAGCTAGTGATCCTGAACATCAACGCGCACGTGTACCggctcccggagcccctgctgcAGTCCAAGCTCGCGGACCGGCTGCAGGTGCTGCAGTTGGGCCAATGGTGGAACACCGACAACGAGACGTACATGGAGGTGGAGGCCCTGGAGACGCTGAGCGCCATCGGTAACCTCAAGAAACTCCGGTACCTGGGCCTCCGCGGGCTCTCCAAGCTGACGCGGCTCCCGTCGGGGGTCAAGCAGCTCCAGCAGCTCGCCATCCTCGACGCCCGTGGCTGCCAGAACCTCGTCAAGGTTCCGTCTTCGACCGTCAAGCCCCTCAAGGCGCTGACGCTCCTGGACCTCAGCGAGTGCTACATGCTTGAGCACATCGGCAACGGGGTCACCGCGCTCACGGAGCTCAGGGTGTTCAAGGGCTTCGTCTTCGGCGTCGGGAAGCGGCAAAGCGACGCTTGCCGCCTGCAACATCTGGCCAAGCTGAAGAAGCTCCGGAAGCTCAGCCTCAACGTCACCACCGACGCCGACGTCGAGAAGGACGAGATGGCGCAGCTGGGGAAGCTCACCAGCGTCACGTCGCTCACGGTGACGTGGGGCGAGTGGCCCATCTTCTTGCTGGGCGCCGGCCCTGAAGACCAGCGGGTGAAACAGCTCCTCGATAAGTGGACCGGCCTCGTGCTGCCGCCGGGCCTCGAGAAGCTGGACGCCCGGTGCTACCCGACCGGCGGCGAGATGCCGGTGACGAAGTGGCTCAAAGGCAAAGATGCTCCCATGAAACTCAAGAAGCTGTACGTGAGAGGCGGGGATGTGGAGAGGCTCGACATTCCCGCAAGGAACAGCATCGAGACCCTGCGCCTGAGGTTCCTCAACAAATTCAGAATGAAATGGAACGACCTGCTCCCTGGTTTGAAGAGGAACAGCATTAAGTCTGTGGAGGTTGTGGACAAGGATCAAAAAGTGACCAAGAATCTAAACAAGGGCAATGTTCATGATGATGaacaacagaagaagaaagaaggcaCGGATCCGGATGgtgaacaaaagaagaagaaagaggagtgCATTGATCCCCTTAGAAAGCGGATGAAGATACCAAGATGTACCATAGATGAGAATGGGGTGTGGGTAAGGGATCTCAAGGAAGAAGAGTTAGAGAAGGATGCATCCAAATCTGATGCTGCTGCCAGTACCGCTGGCCAGACCGGAGAGGGCAAAGACGATGCTGGCAAAGCACAAACAG ATGTCAAAGAAGGGAGGGCCCATGAAATTGTCAAAGAAGAGAAGGATAACAAGAAAAAGGATAAAGAAGAACAGAATCACCCGGAAGTGCAAGAACTCAAAGAGGATGAAAAGAAGAGAGCATCGACTACTGCTGTCGTTGATCAGGCTGTGGGTCCAGGGAGCCGCGCAGATGTCAAGAAATCATCAGTCCTCACATGCTGTTCTATGTTCCACACTTCACTGAAACGTTTGAAACTTAGCGGCGGTCAAGCTCTTCGTAAGGCGCCAAGAGAGGATGCCTCCACCAAAGCTGAAGCTGCTACCGCCGCTGCAGCCGCAGGCATCCCAAAATTCCCTGACAACAAGACTGGAGAACGCGATAATGATGCCGGCAAAGTGCAAAAAG AAGCCAAAGAAGGGATGGATAACAAGAAAAaagcaaatgaagaagaacaTGGGGCACTGGTGAGGGATGAGAAGGATCAAAATAAGGAAGCATCAACTACTGCGGCTGTCAGTCCGGCTGTGCCTCCAACGAGCGACGGAGATGGCAAGAAAGCAGCCGTGCTCAATAAGGTCTACACAGACAAAAGAAGTG AACCTTCGAAGCCTTCTGAAGCTCCAGATATGGCGCCAAAGGAGGATGCTCGCAAAGCACAAAGCTCCAATGATCATGCGAACACCGAGCAAGAAGATGAGACAGATACCGATGAAGACAGAGGAAACGGCCTCAACGCGGATGAACCACAAAGAGAAACAG ACAATGGCAAAGACGAAGGACAGGTAGGCGGTCGCAAGGTGTTCGACACTGTCGCTAAGCAACCTACAGCCGGGGaagaccgaggcggcggcgacgtaaGGGCCGGTGATGCAACGATCCCGCCAGAGCTTGAAGAGAAGACCCCTGCCAAACTGACTCCAGCAGCTGATAAAGCACCTGCTTCTCACACATCAACACCCCCAGTGCCGCCTGCAACTACTAGTGCTGCCCCTACaccgtccgccgccggccaagCTACCACGGAGCCCAAGGAACCCGGACCTGCAGGCGTCGGCGGGGCATATACCAGCGGCAGTACAACATCATAG
- the LOC100830652 gene encoding uncharacterized protein LOC100830652, protein MQYHHRSRLPPPPPPPPFGRGGGAVYPRGHRQLYAPPPPRPPLPAPPPPPQRRYEVLMEAGRLAAEYLVSTGVLPPSSLHRGSGDAWTVPPPPPPPMSIPPPPLQKQQEPPAFYGRRRYENVYSNNNPGSRPRRNSNTSSSGSRDDYSNGGSYNGRGKRKYGEYRRGYSDWGRDREKERGRSSSNGRRHEEDDDEDGAPGFRRDRRGSGGNDEARSCVTEEIREATPLMVKDVVDMEMEDIRSNAVSSSDDVRKDADALSAVHTENEEGETKENKVSSSESEVVEQGVDTNGDVSKVMEAERKLLLDGKVVDEKAEDNGKVLCETSLDRITLDDDATNLENGLHVDRRNLLQHCGFAKAPTRPRSVRAHRNIVTETANRVFSGEASQMAVNEVGEEKLLTNIQSDSREDEFHQENNGSSAACNETVAPMPLQENRTSDVTENMREDKNNAQLHLVQQHKEETDVSSLTTAQKDSFMQENDMSPLTASREDVMIQETNLSMLTDTHEDSLIEETNLSPKIKFQSHSLIEETNLSPSIDVTDQHKDSFIKETDLSPKIKFQSHSLIEETNLSPLIDVTDQHKDSFIKETDLSPLTASHKVSLMQETALPPIMSSDEHNLNLQFKEGSQICDIEILPQDVDLIELSHQRDIAGAELLSIVEAEDIIKMEEEKLDQSRSFEIHNNPGLGQSSAQVSSADPHKLLQGDFGASKLEEMNPELCQASLDSKAVQVIGIEDETNIEVAGFDSSKAKNEMICSSMDDLLHPGIHTDELPVIQDGYNFTLSDYLGDDIPCYTSMQPDLQAGICSNDSEGIASMDDSIYGSLTDIGFMDVWDQPAEDFAKFF, encoded by the exons ATGCAGTACCACCACCGCAGCcgactgccgccgccgccgcccccgccgccgttcggccgcggcggtggcgccgtgTACCCCCGCGGCCACAGGCAGCTGtacgctcctcctcctccccggccgccgcttcctgccccgccgccgccgccgcagcgcaGGTACGAGGTGCTTATGGAGGCCGGCCGCCTCGCGGCCGAGTACCTGGTATCCACGGGCGTGCTCCCGCCGTCCTCGCTGCatcgcggcagcggcgacgcgTGGAccgttcctcctcctccacctccgcctaTGTCCATACCCCCGCCACCGCTTCAAAAGCAGCAGGAACCCCCGGCGTTCTACGGCCGGAGGAGGTATGAGAATGTATATAGCAACAACAACCCTGGCAGCCGGCCTAGGCGGAATAGCAACACTAGCAGCAGTGGTAGTAGAGATGATTACAGTAATGGTGGTAGCTACAATGGGAGAGGAAAGAGGAAGTATGGGGAGTATAGAAGGGGGTATTCTGATTGGGGACGGGAcagggagaaggagaggggaaGGTCGAGTTCGAATGGTCGACGGCATGAGGAAGATGACGATGAGGATGGTGCTCCTGGGTTTCGGAGGGATCGGCGGGGCAGTGGGGGGAATGATGAGGCCAGGAGTTGTGTGACGGAAGAGATAAGGGAGGCGACGCCTTTGATGGTGAAGGATGTAGTGGACATGGAAATGGAGGATATCAGGTCGAACGCAGTGAGCTCCAGTGATGATGTTAGGAAGGATGCTGATGCTTTGTCGGCGGTGCATACTGAGAATGAGGAAGGTGAGACGAAGGAGAATAAGGTATCAAGTTCAGAATCAGAGGTGGTGGAGCAAGGGGTGGATACTAATGGTGATGTGAGTAAAGTTATGGAAGCAGAGAGAAAACTCTTGCTAGATGGCAAAGTTGTAGATGAGAAAGCTGAAGATAATGGCAAAGTTTTGTGTGAGACTTCTTTGGATCGTATTACATTGGATGATGACGCGACAAATTTGGAAAACGGTTTACATGTTGACAGGAGGAATTTGCTTCAACACTGTGGCTTTGCAAAAGCCCCAACAAGGCCCAGGTCAGTGCGTGCACATAGAAATATAGTAACGGAAACAGCCAATCGAGTTTTCTCTGGAGAAGCTTCGCAGATGGCAGTCAATGAAGTGGGAGAAGAGAAGCTTTTGACTAACATCCAGTCGGACAGTAGAGAAGATGAATTCCACCAAGAAAACAATGGCTCTAGCGCAGCTTGTAATGAAACGGTGGCACCAATGCCTCTCCAAGAAAACAGAACATCAGATGTGACTGAAAATATGAGAGAAGACAAGAACAATGCACAACTCCATcttgttcagcaacacaagGAAGAAACTGATGTATCATCTCTGACGACTGCTCAGAAAGATAGCTTCATGCAAGAAAATGACATGTCTCCATTGACTGCTTCACGCGAGGATGTCATGATTCAAGAAACCAACCTATCTATGTTGACAGACACACATGAGGATAGCTTGATCGAAGAAACAAATCTATCTCCGAAGATAAAGTTTCAAAGTCATAGCTTGATCGAAGAAACCAACCTATCTCCTTCGATAGATGTCACGGACCAGCACAAAGATAGCTTTATCAAAGAAACAGACCTATCTCCGAAGATAAAGTTTCAAAGTCATAGCTTGATCGAAGAAACCAACCTATCTCCTTTGATAGATGTCACGGACCAGCACAAAGATAGCTTTATCAAAGAAACAGACCTATCTCCATTAACAGCTTCTCACAAAGTTAGCTTGATGCAAGAAACTGCCTTACCTCCGATAATGTCTTCGGACGAACATAACTTAAATCTGCAATTTAAGGAAGGATCACAGATTTGTGATATTGAAATATTGCCACAAGATGTAGACTTGATTGAGTTGTCCCATCAAAGGGACATCGCTGGTGCTGAACTATTATCAATTGTTGAGGCTGAAGATATCATCAaaatggaagaagaaaagctgGATCAATCGAGGTCATTTGAAATACATAATAATCCTGGGTTGGGCCAAAGTTCTGCACAAGTATCCTCTGCAGATCCTCATAAACTACTGCAGGGAGATTTTGGAGCTAGTAAATTAGAGGAAATGAACCCAGAATTATGCCAAGCTTCATTAGACAGTAAGGCTGTCCAAGTAATTGGTATAGAAGATGAAACAAATATTGAAGTTGCTGGCTTTGATTCTTCAAAAGCAAA GAATGAGATGATATGCTCTAGCATGGATGACTTGCTGCACCCTGGTATACATACCGATGAACTTCCTGTTATTCAAGATGGTTACAATTTTACACTTTCTGATTACCTCGGTGATGATATACCCTGCTACACATCAATGCAACCGGATCTTCAAGCTGGTATATGTTCCAATGACTCAGAG GGTATCGCTAGCATGGATGATTCAATATATGGTTCTCTCACTGATATTG GTTTCATGGATGTTTGGGACCAGCCAGCTGAGGACTTTGCGAAATTCTTCTAA